GGATCTCGCTATCGATACCGGCGCCGGCCAGGTCCAGGTCCATCCGGTAGCGCGCCCATTCGCGGTGATCCTCGCTCAGGCGATGCCACGACGGCGCGCCGCCCGCGGCGGCGGACATGCCCGGCTCCAGCACATGCACGGCAATCAGCCGCGCTTTCCGCTGCCGGGCCAGCACCACGGCGCGGTCCAGCGCGCGGTCGCCCTGTGCGCTGAGATCGGTGACAAGAAGAATGGGAGCAGCGGCCTGCGTATGCGGGAACGTCGACATGATGGTCTCCGGAGTGCCGTGAAACCATTATCACCCGCCGCGACGGATTTACGCCTGGTCCAGCGCCTGTATTTCCTGGCGCCGCAGGTAAAGCAGGACGAGTCCAGGCAGCGCGATCAGCACCGTCACCAGGAAAAACCACGCCCAGCCCATCCTTTCCACCAGCACCGGCGTCAGCGGGCCGGCCAGGTAGGTACGTCCCACCGCAGCGACGGCGGACAGCAGCGCATATTGGGTTGCCGAGAATTCCTGGCGGCACAGGGCCATGACCAGGGCCACGAACGCCGCCGTGCCCAGCCCCCCGCACAGGTTTTCCATGCCGACCGCGCCGACCATCAAGGGCAGGCTGCCGGGATGGAGCGCCACGAGCCAGTAGCCCAGGTTGGAAACCGCCTGCAGCACGCCGAACAGCATCAGCGAACGATACAGGCCGATGCGGACCATGATGGAACCGCCCGCCAGCGCACCGACGATGGTGGAGACCAGGCCCAGTACCTTGTTGACCGTTCCCACTTCGGTGGGCGTGAAACCGCCGCCGCGCAGCAGGAAAGTGGTCGACAGCGCGCCCGCGAAGGCGTCGCCCAGCTTGTACAGCACGATCAGGGTAAGCAGGCCCAGCGCGCCGCGCCGCGAGAAGAACTCCCGCAGCGGGTCGGCCACGGCTTCCATCAGGCTGGGCGGCGCCGCCGCGGGGTGCTCGGGCTCCGGCGCCCACAATGTCGCCAGCATGCCCACCGCCATCAGGCCGCCCATCAGCACGTAGGTATTTCCCCAACCCAGCCAGCCGTCGGCCAGGATCAGGGCGAGGCCGCCGGACACCAGCATGGCGATGCGATAGCCCAGCACCTTGACCGCCGCGCCCGCGCCCCGCTCCTGCTTGCGCAGCACGTCCGTGCTGTAGGCGTCGAAGGCGATGTCCTGCGTTGCCGAGAAGAACGCCACGGCCACCGCCAGCATCGCCAGCGGCAACAGGGCGCTGTCCGGCGACAGCAGCCCCATGCCGGCAATACCCACCGCCAGCGCCAGCTGGGTGGCCAGCATCCAGCCGCGCCGCCGCCCCAGCACGGGAACGGCATAGCGGTCCACCAGCGGCGCCCAGAGGAATTTCAGGGTATAGGCCGTGCCCACCAGGGTAAGGAATCCGATGTCCTGCAGCGACACGCCAGCCACGGTGGCCCAGGCCTGCAAGGTCCCGCCGGTCAGCGCCAGCGGCAGGCCGCTGGAAAAACCGAGCGCCAGCATGGGCGCGACACGTCGGCTGGCATAAATGTGGGCAGCTTGTGAAATACGTGATCTCCGTGACGGGTAGCGCGAACGCGCGGGCTTAGCCGGCGGTGAAGCGATAGACCGCCAGAGTACTGCGCCAGCCCGGCAGCAGCCGCACCTCGCGGTCGTCGTTGAAGGTTGCCCGCTGCAGGATGCGCAGCCCCAGCTTGGCGGCCAGGTCCTCGAAATCTCGCAGCGTGCACAGGTGTATGTTGGGCGTGTTGTACCACTCGTACGGCATTTGCCCCGTCACCGGCATGCGCCCGCGCAGGATGGACCAGCCGTGCGGCCAGTAGCCGAAGTTGGGGAAGGATACGACGCCGTAGCGCGCGACGCGCGCCATTTCGCGCAGGATGTGTTCGCTGCGATGCATGGACTGAAGCGTCTGCGATAGCACCACCGTATCGAACTGCTTTTCGTCGAACAGGGCCAGGCCATCTTCGAGGTTTTGCTGGATGACGTCCACCCCCCTGCGCACGCAGGCGATCACATAGTTGTCATCGATTTCAACGCCGGCGCCACGGACCTGGCGCTCGTCGCGCAGCCAGGCCAGCAGCTCGCCGTCGCCGCACCCCAGGTCCAGCACCCGCGAACCGGGGGTGATCCAGCTGGCGATGCGCGCCAGGTCGGCGCGCAATTCGGTCGTCGTCATCGCGGACGCGCTCATTCCGCCCCCTTGTGCTCGATGGCGCGGGGCGGCAGCCCCAATTCATGCGCGATGCGGTCGTAATAGGCCCGCACGACCGCGTGATAGCGGGAATCGTCCAGCAGGAAAGCATCGTGGCCGTGCGGCGCGTCGATCTCGGCGTAGGTGACCGGCCGGCCGTTCTTCAGCAGCGCCCGCACCATCTCGCGCGAGCGTTCGGGTGGGAAGCGCCAGTCCGTGCTGAACGAAACCAGCAGGAAACCGGCCCGCGCGGCCGCCAGCGCGCGGGCCAGATCGCCACCGTGCGTGCGGGCGGGATCGAAGTAATCCAGCGCCCGCGTGATCAGCAGATAGGTATTGGCGTCGAAGTAGCGCGAGAACTTCTCGCCCTGGTAGCGCAGGTAGGACTCCACTTCGAATTCGACGTCATAGCCATAGCGGTATTCGCCGTTGGCGCCCGGCGCCCGCTGCGTGCGGCCGAACTTTTCGGCCATGTCGTCCTGGGACAGATACGTGATGTGCCCGATCATGCGCGCCACGGCCAGGCCGCGATGCGGTACGGTGCCGTGCGCGTAGTAATCGCCGCCGTGGAAATCCGGGTCGGTAATGATGGCGCGCCGCGCCACTTCGTTGAAGCCGATATTCTGGGCCGACAGGCGCGGCGTGCTGGCGATCACCACGCAATGCGCGACGCGTTCGGGACAGGCGGTGGCCCAGCCCAGCGCCTGCATCCCCCCCAGCGATCCCCCCATGACGGCGGCGAAGCGTTCGATGCCGAAGTGGTCCGCCACCCTGGCCTGCGCGTGCACCCAGTCTTCGACGGTCAGGACGGGGAACGCGGCGCCCCAGGGCTTGCCGGTTTCCGGATTGATGCTGGCGGGCCCCGTGGAACCGAAGCACGATCCCAGGTTATTGATGCCGATCACGAAGAAGCGCTCGGTATCCACCGGTTTGCCCGGCCCGACCATGTTGTCCCACCAGCCGATGTCCGCGGGGTCGTCGGCGGAGATACCGGCGACATGGTGCGAAGCGTTCAGCGCGTGGCACACCAGCACCGCGTTGCTGCGCTGGGCATTCAGGGTGCCATACGTTTCCACCGCCAACTCGTAGGACGGCAGCGACTGGCCGCTGGCCAATTGCAGGGGTTCGGTGAACTTCAGGAAGAGCGGCGCGACCACACCGACGGAACGCGCGGCGGCTTCGGGTCCGGCCGCCGCGGCGCCACCGGCAATGCCGGCCGCGGGCGTGCCATCTGCCATGCCCGCGGCGGGGGATGGCGAAGAACCGGAAACCGGGGATGGCGAAGAACTGGATTGCGTACCGGCGGATTCCGGGGAAACGGCCACGCCGGGGGATTGCTCGATGGTTGCAGTCATGCAGACCTCTTTAGCTGGATTTATCAGGCGCCCGCAAGCGGATCAGGCAAATCGGCGCCAACCGAATGAATGGCAGATTCTAGCACCGGCGCGGATGCCGGTCGGGCAGGCCCGCGGAATCGCGGCCGCAATTCCCCTTCGTGTCATCCCTGGGCAGTGCCCGCCCCGCTATTGCAAGATCGCCGCCATCCCGCCTTCCCACGCTTCACCCCTCGCCGCGACGGCAGCGATCCCCCGATGCCAGAAATGAAGTTGTCAGAACGCGAGGCCGCCTGCCTGCAGTGGGCCGCCGCCGGCAAGACCAGCCGGGAAACCGCCATGATTCTGGGCGTCAGCGAGCGGACCGTGAACTTCCACTTGCAGAACGCCTGCAGAAAACTCTGCGCGCGCAACCGCCGCGCGGCGGTTGCCACGGCCCTGACCTGCGGCCTGCTGGCCGCGTGCCGCATCGGCGGCGGCAGCCACTGAAGCGCGGACCGCCGCAACCGCCCGCGCGGCAGGCACGCAGCGCCGCAATCCGCGCGGCGGACGGCGCTTCCGGCAAGGCGCCCTCATTGCGCGAAACGCAAGGAACCGACGAATTCCCGCGCCGGCGCCGCGGGCAGGCCCTTCTCCGACCCGGTGGCCACCGCCTCGACCAGCAGGCCGCCCTGCACCCAGACCCGCCCCAGGGCCCAGACGGGCCGGCCCCCGGCATGGCCGCGCACCTCGATATCGGTCCCATAGGCCGGCGGCGTGGCGGGCGGCTCGGCGCCCAGGTTCGCGTACAGCGCACGCACCAGGGCGTCGGCCAATTCGCGTTGGCCCGCGGGATCCGCGGCCAGGGCCGGCGGCAACGGCGCGTAGCCCACCGCGAACACCGCGTCGCCGACGCGTGCCGACGTCAGGGAAAAACGCAGGTCGCGGCCTCCCAGCCGGATATCGCGCGTGTCGGTGGCCGGACGGTCCGGAAACGTGGCGCGCGCGGCGCCGTCGGCGATCAGGACTTCCCGCCAGTTATACGTAGGCGAGCACGCGGCCAGCAACAGCGCGCACAGCGCCACACAGGCCGCGCGCCGGGAGGACCGGCGCGCGGTCTTCCCGCCGGCGTCGCGGGGGCGCCCGGTTCCGCGCATCGCGTATGGTTGTTGCCTGATCGCTTCGTCCATATTGCCGGCCAACTGGCGGTATAACGGTGATATGCCATTGTCGCCCATGCCGGATCCGGCATCGGAACGCCATGGCCATTATCCCTGGCGGGCGCGGGTTACTCCACGCAGCCGTGGACGCACCCCGTAAAATCAGCTTCCATCTACCTGGACCATAAGAAGCCCCGCCGTGACCGATATCTCCGCTCGTCGCCTTGCCCGCCTGGATGCCAATCGGGATCTGCTATCCCTTACCCTGCGCGGCATCGAAAAAGAAGGCCTGCGGATCGACGCCCATGGCCGGTTGTCGCGCAGGCCCCACCCGGTGGCGCTGGGCTCGGCGCTGACCAACGAACACGTAACGACCGACTACTCCGAGGCCCTGCTGGAACTGATCACCGGCACGCAGGGCAATGTGGCGGGCCTTATCGGCGAACTCGAAGACATCCACCGGTTCGTCTATGCCAACCTGGGCGATGAACTCATCTGGAATCAATCCATGC
Above is a genomic segment from Bordetella genomosp. 11 containing:
- a CDS encoding muropeptide transporter, producing MSQAAHIYASRRVAPMLALGFSSGLPLALTGGTLQAWATVAGVSLQDIGFLTLVGTAYTLKFLWAPLVDRYAVPVLGRRRGWMLATQLALAVGIAGMGLLSPDSALLPLAMLAVAVAFFSATQDIAFDAYSTDVLRKQERGAGAAVKVLGYRIAMLVSGGLALILADGWLGWGNTYVLMGGLMAVGMLATLWAPEPEHPAAAPPSLMEAVADPLREFFSRRGALGLLTLIVLYKLGDAFAGALSTTFLLRGGGFTPTEVGTVNKVLGLVSTIVGALAGGSIMVRIGLYRSLMLFGVLQAVSNLGYWLVALHPGSLPLMVGAVGMENLCGGLGTAAFVALVMALCRQEFSATQYALLSAVAAVGRTYLAGPLTPVLVERMGWAWFFLVTVLIALPGLVLLYLRRQEIQALDQA
- a CDS encoding helix-turn-helix domain-containing protein, with protein sequence MPEMKLSEREAACLQWAAAGKTSRETAMILGVSERTVNFHLQNACRKLCARNRRAAVATALTCGLLAACRIGGGSH
- the metW gene encoding methionine biosynthesis protein MetW is translated as MSASAMTTTELRADLARIASWITPGSRVLDLGCGDGELLAWLRDERQVRGAGVEIDDNYVIACVRRGVDVIQQNLEDGLALFDEKQFDTVVLSQTLQSMHRSEHILREMARVARYGVVSFPNFGYWPHGWSILRGRMPVTGQMPYEWYNTPNIHLCTLRDFEDLAAKLGLRILQRATFNDDREVRLLPGWRSTLAVYRFTAG
- the metX gene encoding homoserine O-succinyltransferase MetX, whose product is MADGTPAAGIAGGAAAAGPEAAARSVGVVAPLFLKFTEPLQLASGQSLPSYELAVETYGTLNAQRSNAVLVCHALNASHHVAGISADDPADIGWWDNMVGPGKPVDTERFFVIGINNLGSCFGSTGPASINPETGKPWGAAFPVLTVEDWVHAQARVADHFGIERFAAVMGGSLGGMQALGWATACPERVAHCVVIASTPRLSAQNIGFNEVARRAIITDPDFHGGDYYAHGTVPHRGLAVARMIGHITYLSQDDMAEKFGRTQRAPGANGEYRYGYDVEFEVESYLRYQGEKFSRYFDANTYLLITRALDYFDPARTHGGDLARALAAARAGFLLVSFSTDWRFPPERSREMVRALLKNGRPVTYAEIDAPHGHDAFLLDDSRYHAVVRAYYDRIAHELGLPPRAIEHKGAE